From one Catellatospora sp. IY07-71 genomic stretch:
- a CDS encoding DUF6365 family protein — MRQRTVLFIVTSFWAFGELAIATEFARRMAGTGFTPLFLIPPTHRRLMADSGLAYQVMIPGAGKINRIQLRDIAHVHKPALVVLADFMNFDFCDRHYGLGRADLAAFDCPVGTFDDFSWGRDGAWLDTYGFKAKYEGDITLDGLSFRLRPCPLNNPLDETGPDVFAYPLLEETADVPTAQRDDVRAELGLTGGRPVVMVTGATWQRMHAAYPRVTAYVDASHRMLERLLERILPHADVLAVGPQLVFHDRAPAGFHPLGQVEPERFRRLIQAVNLHISNNIVSVSLHRLALRGIPSVVLMNSLNKRRGRLRWEIPTPPELTEHARGVVDGIEYLYPCRMFPVGWYHFLRSLLDGNPFSAVVEHVETFDEDGSLAVILPLLEPGPQRARLAEARETYLEALRKLPEVDTILHQVSA; from the coding sequence ATGAGGCAGCGGACCGTCCTGTTCATCGTCACCAGTTTCTGGGCGTTCGGGGAGCTGGCCATCGCCACGGAGTTCGCCCGGCGGATGGCCGGGACCGGGTTCACGCCGCTGTTCCTGATCCCGCCCACCCACCGGCGGCTGATGGCCGACAGCGGGCTGGCATACCAGGTGATGATCCCCGGCGCCGGGAAGATCAACCGCATCCAGCTGCGCGACATCGCGCACGTGCACAAGCCCGCCCTGGTCGTGCTGGCCGACTTCATGAACTTCGACTTCTGCGACCGGCACTACGGGCTGGGCCGGGCCGACCTGGCCGCGTTCGACTGCCCGGTGGGCACCTTCGACGACTTCTCCTGGGGCCGGGACGGGGCCTGGCTCGACACCTACGGGTTCAAGGCCAAGTACGAAGGCGACATCACCCTCGACGGGCTGTCGTTCCGGCTGCGCCCCTGCCCGCTGAACAACCCGCTGGACGAGACCGGGCCGGACGTCTTCGCGTACCCGCTGCTGGAGGAGACGGCCGACGTGCCGACCGCGCAGCGGGACGACGTGCGCGCGGAGCTCGGCCTGACCGGCGGCCGGCCGGTGGTGATGGTCACCGGCGCCACCTGGCAGCGCATGCACGCCGCCTACCCCCGGGTGACCGCGTACGTCGACGCCAGCCACCGGATGCTCGAACGGCTGCTGGAGCGGATCCTGCCGCACGCCGACGTGCTCGCGGTAGGGCCGCAGCTGGTGTTCCACGACCGCGCCCCGGCCGGGTTCCACCCGCTCGGCCAGGTCGAACCGGAGCGGTTCCGCCGCCTGATCCAGGCCGTCAACCTGCACATCTCCAACAACATCGTCTCGGTGAGCCTGCACCGGCTCGCCCTGCGCGGCATCCCGTCGGTCGTCCTGATGAACTCGCTCAACAAGCGCCGCGGCAGGCTGCGCTGGGAGATCCCCACCCCGCCGGAGCTGACCGAGCACGCCCGCGGCGTCGTCGACGGCATCGAGTACCTGTACCCGTGCCGGATGTTCCCCGTCGGCTGGTACCACTTCCTGCGCTCGCTGCTGGACGGCAACCCGTTCAGCGCGGTCGTGGAGCACGTGGAGACGTTCGACGAGGACGGCTCGCTGGCGGTGATCCTGCCGCTGCTGGAGCCCGGGCCGCAGCGGGCGCGCCTGGCCGAGGCCCGCGAGACGTACCTGGAAGCGCTGCGAAAACTGCCCGAGGTCGACACGATCCTGCATCAGGTGAGCGCATGA
- a CDS encoding radical SAM protein produces MKGLSIHLTDVCNSKCTFCIVDSPYMKQDTVMRRRISRFLHEHAGQDYEAVNLHGGEATIRKDFLEILDEIRELGYPTVFLQTNARKLARMSYAETVVGKGVSLFIVSLHGATAATQDGISLAPGSFDQAVQGIRNVKQLGASVRTNSVVCKDNYTELPEIVDLCMDLGADVVNISALHTSGTALRNFWDVTPRYDDIRPYVAEACDRAVARGVALRLEGFPYCGVPGYERFQIDWEDNKFKMLYRSFVMDDYEGHMDDFTRVKDARCGGCVFTDVCGGVYKEYAEMIGWDEFHPVTQRPADNPAPVS; encoded by the coding sequence ATGAAGGGACTCAGCATCCACCTGACCGACGTGTGCAACAGCAAGTGCACGTTCTGCATCGTCGACTCTCCGTACATGAAGCAGGACACCGTCATGCGCCGGCGGATCTCGCGCTTCCTGCACGAGCACGCCGGCCAGGACTACGAGGCGGTCAACCTGCACGGCGGCGAGGCCACCATCCGCAAGGACTTCCTGGAGATCCTCGACGAGATCCGGGAACTTGGCTATCCGACGGTCTTCCTGCAGACCAACGCCCGCAAGCTGGCCCGGATGTCGTACGCCGAGACGGTGGTGGGCAAGGGCGTGAGCCTGTTCATCGTGTCCCTGCACGGGGCCACGGCGGCGACCCAGGACGGCATCAGCCTGGCGCCGGGCTCCTTCGACCAGGCGGTCCAGGGCATCCGCAACGTCAAGCAGCTCGGCGCGTCGGTCCGGACCAACTCGGTGGTGTGCAAGGACAACTACACCGAGCTGCCCGAGATCGTCGACCTGTGCATGGACCTCGGCGCCGACGTCGTCAACATCTCGGCGCTGCACACCTCGGGCACGGCGCTGCGCAACTTCTGGGACGTCACCCCGCGCTACGACGACATCCGGCCCTACGTGGCGGAGGCCTGCGACCGGGCCGTCGCCCGCGGGGTGGCGCTGCGGCTGGAGGGCTTCCCCTACTGCGGCGTGCCCGGCTACGAGCGGTTCCAGATCGACTGGGAAGACAACAAGTTCAAGATGCTGTACCGCAGCTTCGTCATGGACGACTACGAGGGGCACATGGACGACTTCACCCGGGTCAAGGACGCACGCTGCGGCGGCTGCGTGTTCACCGACGTCTGCGGCGGGGTCTACAAGGAGTACGCGGAGATGATCGGCTGGGACGAGTTCCACCCGGTGACGCAGCGGCCCGCCGACAACCCGGCGCCGGTGTCGTGA
- a CDS encoding Os1348 family NHLP clan protein, with protein sequence MTAETTASQAEPSQVKDVLERAVADPEFGRLLLDDPDAALAGYALSEVQLLLLRSLDEEDLAKLTPENLEEFFAVDSAVYTPEDAAMVQQGYEIYDDEDLDD encoded by the coding sequence GTGACTGCCGAAACCACCGCGAGCCAGGCTGAGCCGAGCCAGGTCAAGGACGTCCTGGAACGGGCCGTCGCCGACCCGGAGTTCGGCCGCCTGCTGCTCGACGATCCCGACGCCGCGCTGGCCGGCTACGCCCTCAGCGAGGTCCAGCTGCTGCTGCTGCGCAGCCTCGACGAGGAGGACCTGGCCAAGCTGACGCCGGAGAACCTGGAGGAGTTCTTCGCCGTCGACTCCGCGGTCTACACGCCCGAGGACGCCGCGATGGTCCAGCAGGGATACGAGATCTACGACGACGAAGACCTCGACGACTGA
- a CDS encoding radical SAM protein: protein MKALSVHLTDICNSKCNFCIVDSPFVKDDSISRKRVSRFLQENADKGFEAVNIHGGEATIRKDFLEILDEIQGLGYPTVLLQTNGRKLARMEYAKTVVSKNVSLFIVSLHGARALTQDRIAKALGSFQQAVTGIRNVKELGALVRTNSVVCKDNFTEVPDIVDLCLDLGADHVNLSALHTSGTALRNFWDVTPRYDEIQPYVFEAVDRAVRRGKMVTLEGFPYCAIPGYEQYMIDWKQNQFKMLYRKFVFEDYENYMDSNARVKDERCGGCAHNGSCGGVYKEYAEFVGWDEFQPVTPTATA, encoded by the coding sequence GTGAAGGCGCTGAGCGTGCACCTGACCGACATCTGCAACAGCAAGTGCAACTTCTGCATCGTCGACTCCCCGTTCGTCAAGGACGACTCCATCTCCCGCAAGCGGGTCTCGCGATTCCTGCAGGAGAACGCGGACAAGGGATTCGAGGCCGTCAACATCCACGGCGGCGAGGCCACCATCCGCAAGGACTTCCTGGAGATCCTCGACGAGATCCAGGGGCTGGGCTACCCGACCGTGCTGCTGCAGACCAACGGCCGCAAGCTGGCCCGGATGGAGTACGCCAAGACGGTGGTGAGCAAGAACGTCAGCCTGTTCATCGTGTCCCTGCACGGGGCCCGCGCGCTGACCCAGGACCGCATCGCCAAGGCGCTCGGCTCGTTCCAGCAGGCCGTCACGGGCATCCGCAACGTGAAGGAACTCGGCGCGCTGGTCCGCACCAACTCGGTGGTGTGCAAGGACAACTTCACCGAGGTGCCCGACATCGTCGACCTGTGCCTGGACCTCGGCGCCGATCACGTGAACCTGTCCGCGCTGCACACCTCCGGCACGGCGCTGCGCAACTTCTGGGACGTCACCCCGCGCTACGACGAGATCCAGCCCTACGTCTTCGAGGCCGTCGACCGTGCGGTGCGGCGCGGCAAGATGGTCACCCTGGAGGGCTTCCCGTACTGCGCCATCCCCGGCTACGAGCAGTACATGATCGACTGGAAGCAGAACCAGTTCAAGATGCTGTACCGCAAGTTCGTGTTCGAGGACTACGAGAACTACATGGACAGCAACGCCCGGGTCAAGGACGAGCGGTGCGGCGGCTGCGCCCACAACGGCTCCTGCGGCGGTGTCTACAAGGAGTACGCCGAGTTCGTCGGCTGGGACGAGTTCCAGCCGGTCACCCCGACGGCGACGGCGTGA
- a CDS encoding DUF6365 family protein: protein MRRLLFLAPSTLSKGDASLAADMARALPRKQFQVGFVAAADSVAQLHDLGMPTLALTAGSPAQNLAMLDRVVAGFAPDLLIAADAFAVHQSRGWTGLGLDVLRERYGRPVGSLDRLGWPETGYAVDVYGGPRTQFPPLLDDCDVLIRTGPPHRPEPGPPGVVVAPLHLGGLQYGGLRPVSDEDAPRADRPVVFLVNSRWEYTGTTPAAQQLVDALPRLLHSLLAAVGRPLRIIHVGPRSWRFPTADHLDYQHFSRLPYPMFHARLTSADVFLTANALSSTLARAVLAGVPSLLLHNDRTLTELPEWTAACAPQLTAAYPFRVAPLGWHELLAPLVSGNPYFGCFAQAPLFDRAAVGQALTGLLDGRPDLLERQQDYRDRLAALPSATDAFAETLAAAVAR from the coding sequence ATGAGAAGACTGCTGTTCCTCGCCCCGAGCACCCTGTCCAAAGGCGACGCCAGCCTGGCCGCAGACATGGCCCGGGCACTGCCGCGCAAGCAGTTCCAGGTCGGGTTCGTGGCCGCCGCCGACTCCGTGGCGCAGCTGCACGACCTCGGCATGCCGACGCTCGCGCTGACCGCCGGCTCACCGGCGCAGAACCTGGCCATGCTCGACCGGGTCGTCGCCGGCTTCGCACCCGATCTGCTGATCGCGGCCGACGCCTTCGCCGTGCACCAGTCACGGGGCTGGACCGGGCTGGGCCTCGACGTCCTGCGCGAGCGCTACGGACGGCCGGTGGGCAGCCTGGACCGGCTCGGCTGGCCGGAGACCGGATACGCCGTCGACGTCTACGGCGGGCCGCGCACGCAGTTCCCGCCGCTGCTCGACGACTGCGACGTGCTGATCCGCACCGGGCCGCCGCACCGGCCGGAGCCGGGGCCGCCGGGTGTCGTGGTGGCCCCGCTGCACCTCGGCGGGCTGCAGTACGGCGGCCTGCGCCCGGTGAGCGACGAGGACGCGCCCAGGGCCGACCGGCCGGTGGTGTTCCTGGTGAACTCCCGCTGGGAGTACACCGGCACCACGCCTGCCGCCCAGCAGTTGGTCGACGCGCTCCCGCGGCTGCTGCACAGCCTGCTGGCCGCGGTGGGCCGCCCGCTGCGCATCATCCACGTCGGCCCGCGCAGCTGGCGGTTCCCGACCGCCGATCACCTGGACTACCAGCACTTCAGCCGGTTGCCGTACCCGATGTTCCACGCCCGGCTGACCTCCGCCGACGTCTTCCTGACCGCCAACGCCCTGTCGTCCACACTCGCCCGCGCCGTGCTGGCCGGGGTGCCGTCACTGCTGCTGCACAACGACCGGACCCTGACCGAGCTGCCCGAATGGACGGCCGCCTGCGCGCCGCAGCTGACGGCGGCGTACCCGTTCCGGGTGGCACCGCTGGGCTGGCACGAGCTGCTGGCGCCGCTGGTGTCCGGCAACCCCTACTTCGGCTGCTTCGCCCAGGCCCCGCTCTTCGACCGGGCGGCCGTGGGACAGGCCCTGACCGGCCTGCTCGACGGCCGTCCCGACCTGCTCGAACGGCAGCAGGACTACCGCGACCGGCTCGCCGCGCTGCCCTCGGCCACCGACGCGTTCGCCGAGACGCTCGCCGCGGCGGTGGCCCGATGA
- a CDS encoding DUF6365 family protein, whose translation MNPRRLLFLGLGHLSNGDVSIAADFARQLPPDRFKVLFVTMAAVAPYVRGLGLDVHPLTSQDPGRNRAAFDTLVADFRPDMLVAADCFTLDYSTAWSGLSMSLLRDRYDVALASFDQYDYPAAQYVVDFYGGHRTHFPRLLDSCDLLIRNSPLNRPAPAEPGVIVTPMVCGGTTPMRPPRRSGTPTVFLTNSRWEYVNVVRSPSMGQLMRSMPQIIHSHLAALGRPLRVVHVGPHPWEFPVAPQIEYRQVPTLTPVEFHAQLTAADLYVSANAVSVTLTQAVLAGVPSLVLQNHKILDIRRLIASGSAPAWLAEAAPELALAYPFRVYPWGWHEFLTPVLSGNPYPDTFRSVGVFERRRVLQAMTELLDDETERDRLRERQAVLLEQLGRLLPPGDALDAAKFSGR comes from the coding sequence ATGAACCCCCGGCGCCTGCTGTTCCTCGGGCTCGGCCACCTGTCCAACGGCGACGTGAGCATCGCCGCCGACTTCGCCCGGCAACTGCCGCCGGACCGGTTCAAGGTCCTGTTCGTGACCATGGCCGCGGTCGCGCCCTACGTACGCGGGCTCGGGCTCGACGTCCACCCGCTGACCAGCCAGGACCCGGGCCGGAACCGGGCCGCGTTCGACACCCTCGTGGCCGATTTCCGCCCGGACATGCTCGTCGCGGCCGACTGCTTCACGCTGGACTACTCGACGGCGTGGTCGGGGCTGAGCATGAGCCTGCTGCGCGACCGCTACGACGTCGCCCTGGCCAGCTTCGACCAGTACGACTACCCGGCCGCTCAGTACGTCGTCGACTTCTACGGCGGGCACCGCACCCACTTCCCGCGCCTGCTCGACAGCTGCGACCTGCTGATCCGCAACAGCCCGCTGAACCGCCCCGCACCCGCCGAACCCGGCGTCATCGTGACCCCGATGGTGTGCGGCGGGACGACGCCGATGCGCCCGCCCCGCCGGTCCGGGACGCCGACGGTGTTTCTCACCAACTCCCGGTGGGAGTACGTCAACGTGGTCCGCTCGCCCAGCATGGGGCAGCTGATGCGGTCCATGCCGCAGATCATCCACAGCCACCTGGCCGCGCTCGGCCGGCCGCTGCGGGTGGTCCACGTCGGCCCGCACCCGTGGGAGTTCCCCGTCGCCCCGCAGATCGAGTACCGGCAGGTGCCGACGCTGACGCCGGTGGAGTTCCACGCCCAGCTGACCGCCGCCGACCTCTACGTCAGCGCCAACGCGGTGTCGGTGACGCTGACCCAGGCGGTGCTCGCCGGTGTGCCGAGCCTCGTGCTGCAGAACCACAAGATCCTTGACATCCGGCGGCTGATCGCCAGCGGCTCGGCACCCGCCTGGCTGGCCGAGGCGGCGCCCGAGCTGGCCCTGGCCTACCCGTTCCGGGTGTACCCGTGGGGCTGGCACGAGTTCCTCACCCCGGTGCTGTCGGGCAACCCGTATCCGGACACCTTCCGCAGCGTCGGCGTATTCGAGCGGCGCCGGGTGCTGCAGGCGATGACCGAGCTGCTGGACGACGAGACCGAGCGCGACCGGCTGCGCGAGCGGCAGGCGGTCCTGCTGGAGCAGCTCGGCCGGCTCCTGCCGCCCGGCGACGCCCTGGACGCTGCCAAGTTCTCCGGCCGATGA